From the genome of Scytonema hofmannii PCC 7110, one region includes:
- a CDS encoding DUF4112 domain-containing protein translates to MDSAKRIATLNRIRKLSRLMDTSLRIPGTGFRIGLDPIIGLIPGAGDIVSTGFSAYIIFLAARFNIPPKDLSQMIFNIALEAVVGTVPLVGDLFDAFYKSNIRNLAILEKHLAIVEPELEKVASEFEELAS, encoded by the coding sequence ATGGATAGTGCAAAACGTATAGCAACTCTCAACCGCATTCGCAAACTCAGCCGCCTCATGGATACATCTTTACGTATCCCCGGTACTGGCTTTCGCATCGGACTAGATCCAATTATTGGATTAATTCCTGGTGCTGGCGATATCGTCAGTACAGGGTTTTCGGCTTACATCATTTTTTTAGCAGCTCGTTTTAACATACCCCCGAAAGATTTATCCCAAATGATTTTTAACATTGCTTTAGAAGCAGTGGTTGGTACAGTCCCTTTGGTTGGTGATTTATTTGATGCTTTTTACAAATCTAACATCCGTAATTTGGCAATTTTAGAAAAACATCTCGCGATCGTTGAACCAGAATTAGAAAAAGTTGCTTCTGAGTTTGAGGAGCTTGCTAGTTAA
- a CDS encoding phosphoribulokinase: MTSKPERVVLIGVAGDSGCGKSTFLRRLMDLFGEDLMTVICLDDYHSLDRKQRKETGITALDPRANNFDLMYEQIKALKEGQSIMKPIYNHETGAIDPPENIAPNHIIVVEGLHPLYDERVRALIDFSVYFDISDEVKIAWKIQRDMAERGHRYEDVLAQINSRKPDFTKYIEPQREFADVVLQVLPTNLIKDDKERKVLRVRMLQREGKEGFEPIYLFDEGSTIQWTPCGRKLTCSYPGMQLYYGSDVYYGRYVSVLEIDGQFDNLEEVIYIETHLSKTSTKYKGEMTHLLLQHREYPGSNNGTGLFQVLTGLKMRAAYERLTSKEAQLAAKV, encoded by the coding sequence ATGACTAGTAAGCCGGAACGCGTGGTGTTAATTGGAGTAGCCGGAGACTCCGGGTGCGGTAAATCTACGTTTTTGCGTCGCCTAATGGATTTATTCGGTGAAGATTTGATGACTGTCATCTGTTTGGATGACTATCACTCATTAGATCGCAAACAGCGCAAAGAAACAGGCATTACTGCACTTGACCCAAGAGCAAACAACTTTGACCTGATGTACGAGCAAATCAAAGCGCTCAAAGAAGGTCAATCGATTATGAAGCCGATTTACAACCACGAGACCGGCGCTATCGACCCACCAGAGAACATCGCTCCCAACCACATTATTGTAGTTGAGGGTCTGCATCCTCTCTATGACGAGCGTGTGCGAGCACTGATTGACTTTAGCGTTTATTTTGACATTAGCGATGAAGTTAAGATTGCTTGGAAAATTCAGCGTGATATGGCAGAACGCGGTCACCGCTATGAAGATGTCCTAGCTCAGATTAATTCCCGCAAGCCAGACTTTACAAAATACATTGAACCGCAAAGAGAGTTTGCCGATGTGGTTCTACAAGTCTTGCCAACCAATCTTATCAAAGATGACAAAGAACGTAAAGTTCTGCGGGTACGCATGCTCCAGCGAGAAGGTAAGGAAGGGTTTGAGCCAATCTACTTGTTTGATGAAGGCTCAACCATTCAGTGGACTCCTTGCGGACGCAAACTGACCTGTTCTTACCCCGGTATGCAGCTGTACTACGGTTCAGATGTATACTACGGTCGCTATGTTTCTGTATTGGAGATAGATGGTCAGTTTGACAATCTAGAAGAAGTGATTTACATTGAGACTCATTTGAGTAAGACCTCCACCAAGTACAAAGGTGAGATGACTCACTTGTTACTCCAACACCGCGAGTATCCTGGCTCTAACAATGGTACTGGTTTATTCCAAGTCCTGACTGGTCTGAAAATGCGTGCTGCTTACGAGCGTTTAACCTCTAAAGAAGCACAGCTGGCAGCTAAAGTCTAG
- a CDS encoding ParM/StbA family protein, translated as MTDQPSAATPMNAAAIPMNRVSATTPINATPTQPTPSSTGKKILSVDLGRTSTKTCVSREPNNVMFVSANVKEMSMEQVRGGVFEARATDPLMDLWLEYQGSGYAVGQLAADFGANLGVGQSKVEDALIKVLAAAGYFKLKDEISVVLGLPYLSQEQFEREKAQLISQLSGPHIMNFRGESVNLNITKVWVMPEGYGSLLWCEAQPKKTGTVMPDFTKVSVAIVDIGHQTTDCLMVDNFRFARGASKSEDFGMSKFYELVAAEIEGADSQSLSLIAAVNRPKGDRFYRPRGSSKPTNLDDFLPNLIEMFSREICSRVLAWLPERVTDVILTGGGGEFFWEDVQRLLKEAKINAHLAAPSRQANALGQYIYGEAQLSSARSARA; from the coding sequence ATGACAGACCAACCATCCGCCGCCACCCCTATGAATGCTGCCGCTATCCCCATGAACAGGGTTTCAGCAACTACACCCATCAACGCAACTCCAACTCAACCCACCCCTAGTAGCACGGGGAAAAAGATTCTGAGTGTTGACTTAGGACGCACTTCTACAAAAACTTGCGTCAGTCGCGAACCCAATAATGTAATGTTTGTCTCCGCTAACGTCAAAGAAATGTCAATGGAACAGGTGCGCGGGGGTGTTTTTGAAGCCCGTGCTACCGATCCCTTAATGGATCTTTGGCTGGAGTACCAAGGTAGTGGCTATGCTGTTGGTCAGTTAGCTGCGGATTTTGGGGCTAATTTAGGTGTCGGTCAATCTAAGGTAGAAGACGCCCTCATAAAAGTCCTAGCGGCGGCTGGTTACTTCAAACTTAAGGACGAAATCTCAGTCGTACTGGGACTACCTTACCTTTCTCAAGAGCAATTTGAACGGGAAAAAGCTCAATTGATTAGCCAGCTTTCTGGTCCTCACATCATGAACTTTCGCGGTGAATCCGTAAACCTAAACATTACCAAGGTTTGGGTCATGCCAGAAGGTTATGGCAGCTTGCTGTGGTGCGAAGCTCAACCCAAAAAGACTGGTACAGTAATGCCTGATTTTACGAAAGTTTCGGTGGCAATTGTTGACATTGGACATCAAACAACTGATTGTTTGATGGTTGATAACTTCCGATTTGCCCGAGGTGCTTCCAAGAGTGAAGATTTTGGAATGAGCAAGTTTTACGAACTGGTGGCAGCTGAAATTGAAGGTGCAGATAGCCAATCTTTGTCTCTGATTGCCGCAGTTAACCGTCCAAAAGGCGATCGCTTTTACCGTCCAAGAGGTTCGAGCAAGCCAACTAACCTAGATGATTTTCTGCCCAACCTTATTGAGATGTTTTCTCGCGAAATTTGCAGCCGCGTGTTAGCATGGCTGCCAGAACGCGTGACCGATGTTATCCTAACTGGAGGTGGTGGAGAATTCTTCTGGGAAGATGTTCAACGCCTCCTGAAAGAGGCTAAAATCAACGCACATTTAGCTGCCCCATCACGGCAGGCAAATGCTTTAGGGCAGTACATTTATGGAGAGGCACAATTATCCTCTGCACGCTCTGCTAGGGCTTAA
- the psbZ gene encoding photosystem II reaction center protein PsbZ, with product MTIIFQVALLALVAMSFVLVIGVPVAYATPQNWNESKRLLWIGSGVWIGLVFLVGALNFLVV from the coding sequence ATGACCATTATATTCCAAGTTGCGCTGCTGGCTCTAGTTGCTATGTCTTTTGTTCTAGTGATTGGCGTCCCTGTTGCTTATGCCACTCCACAGAACTGGAATGAATCTAAGAGACTTCTTTGGATTGGTTCTGGTGTTTGGATTGGTTTAGTGTTCTTGGTTGGCGCATTAAACTTTTTGGTGGTTTAA
- the ribH gene encoding 6,7-dimethyl-8-ribityllumazine synthase yields the protein MAVFEGTFTQTEPLRFALVIGRFNDLVTAKLLEGCQDCLKRHGVDPNPHGSQVDYVWVPGSFEVPVVARQLALSGRYDAIICLGAVIKGQTPHFDYVSSEVAKGIAAAAFQTGVPVIFGILTTDTMQQALERAGIKSNHGWDYAMSALEMASLMRQLRSNLAEPFGGNSLSPASLKSAAGS from the coding sequence ATGGCAGTTTTCGAGGGAACTTTTACTCAGACGGAACCTTTGCGATTTGCATTGGTGATTGGTCGATTCAATGACCTAGTGACCGCTAAGTTACTAGAAGGCTGTCAAGATTGCTTGAAACGCCACGGCGTAGATCCCAATCCTCACGGCTCTCAAGTCGATTATGTTTGGGTACCGGGTAGTTTTGAAGTTCCGGTTGTGGCTCGTCAATTGGCACTCTCTGGTCGCTACGATGCAATAATTTGCCTGGGTGCTGTTATTAAAGGGCAAACTCCTCATTTTGATTACGTATCTTCTGAGGTTGCTAAAGGTATTGCTGCTGCTGCTTTTCAAACTGGCGTACCAGTGATTTTTGGGATTTTAACAACCGATACCATGCAACAAGCTCTAGAACGGGCTGGGATTAAAAGTAATCATGGCTGGGATTACGCCATGAGCGCTTTGGAAATGGCTAGTCTTATGCGACAGTTACGTTCTAACCTTGCAGAACCTTTTGGTGGTAATTCGCTATCCCCTGCATCTCTAAAGAGTGCTGCTGGGAGTTAG
- the metK gene encoding methionine adenosyltransferase, with product MSRRYLFTSESVTEGHPDKICDQISDTILDTLLSQDPSSRVAAEVVVNTGLVLITGEITTKANVNYVNVAREKIAEIGYTNADNGFSANSCAVMVALDEQSPDIAQGVNTAQETREQSSDELFDTVGAGDQGIMFGFACNETPEFMPLPICLAHRIARRLAAVRKTGVLPYLRPDGKTQVTIAYEDGRPVGIDTILISTQHSATIGEITDETEVQAKIKEDLWSAVVEPVFVDIDVQPDDQTRFLVNPTGKFVVGGPQGDSGLTGRKIIVDTYGGYSRHGGGAFSGKDPTKVDRSAAYACRYVAKNIVAAGLAEKCEVQLSYAIGVARPVSIMLDTFGTGKVDDDTLLELVKQHFELRPAGIIHTFNLRNLPSERGGRFYQDVAAYGHLGRNDLDLPWERLDKVETLKQAVDHLLSAALA from the coding sequence TTGTCTCGTCGTTATCTCTTTACCTCCGAGTCAGTGACCGAAGGTCATCCTGACAAAATCTGCGATCAGATTTCCGATACAATTCTAGATACCCTGCTTTCTCAAGACCCAAGTAGCCGTGTTGCTGCTGAGGTTGTTGTGAACACTGGCTTGGTTTTAATTACAGGAGAAATTACCACTAAAGCCAATGTTAACTACGTAAATGTTGCTCGCGAGAAAATTGCGGAAATTGGCTACACTAACGCCGATAACGGATTTTCTGCTAACAGCTGTGCAGTGATGGTCGCTCTAGACGAACAGTCACCTGATATCGCTCAAGGTGTCAACACTGCTCAAGAAACCCGCGAGCAAAGTAGCGATGAACTCTTTGACACGGTTGGGGCTGGCGACCAAGGGATTATGTTTGGTTTCGCTTGCAACGAAACCCCAGAATTCATGCCATTGCCTATTTGCCTTGCTCACCGTATCGCCCGCAGATTAGCTGCTGTTCGCAAAACAGGTGTTTTGCCATACCTACGCCCTGATGGAAAAACACAAGTCACCATCGCTTATGAGGATGGACGACCAGTTGGTATCGATACCATTCTGATTTCTACCCAGCACTCGGCGACTATCGGTGAAATTACAGATGAAACAGAAGTACAAGCCAAGATCAAGGAAGACCTGTGGTCAGCAGTGGTTGAGCCTGTTTTTGTAGACATTGATGTTCAGCCAGATGACCAAACTCGCTTTTTGGTTAACCCCACAGGTAAGTTTGTCGTTGGCGGTCCTCAGGGAGACTCCGGTCTGACAGGACGCAAAATCATTGTTGATACTTATGGCGGTTACTCTCGTCATGGTGGTGGCGCTTTTTCTGGCAAAGACCCCACTAAGGTAGATCGCAGTGCTGCTTATGCTTGTCGCTATGTAGCGAAAAACATTGTCGCTGCTGGTTTGGCAGAAAAATGCGAAGTTCAACTAAGCTATGCGATCGGTGTTGCAAGACCCGTAAGTATTATGTTGGATACTTTTGGCACAGGTAAAGTTGATGACGACACCTTGCTAGAATTGGTTAAACAGCATTTTGAACTGCGTCCTGCAGGTATTATCCACACCTTTAATCTACGTAACTTACCAAGCGAACGAGGCGGACGTTTTTATCAGGACGTCGCGGCTTACGGTCACTTGGGACGTAACGATTTAGACTTACCTTGGGAGCGTCTTGATAAGGTAGAGACGCTGAAGCAAGCTGTCGATCATCTGCTTTCAGCTGCGCTTGCATAA
- a CDS encoding DUF2470 domain-containing protein — protein sequence MSFQFSSEVSSRICNHMNEDHANAVALYAQAFGSLADATAAEMISIDAEGMDLKAQVNGEAVPVRILFDHVLADAEDAHHTLIAMVKQARTQAG from the coding sequence ATGTCTTTCCAGTTTTCCTCAGAAGTGAGTTCGCGCATCTGCAATCATATGAACGAAGATCATGCTAATGCTGTAGCCCTTTATGCCCAAGCTTTTGGGAGTTTAGCGGATGCAACAGCAGCAGAAATGATTTCTATTGACGCTGAAGGTATGGATCTCAAAGCACAGGTAAATGGGGAAGCCGTACCAGTCCGCATTCTATTTGACCATGTTTTAGCAGACGCAGAAGACGCTCATCACACTTTGATTGCGATGGTAAAGCAGGCGCGAACTCAAGCAGGGTAA
- a CDS encoding CBS domain-containing protein gives MDLILCHTTADFDSLGAAVGLSRLLPGSKIVLSGGSHPPVRDFLALHRDEYQLIERRSVNPKKIRSLIVVDTQQRDRLGKTAEWLGLPHIQEIKIYDHHKEQQGDIPATELHISPVGATTTLIVEQLQQQQIYLTTAEATVMALGIHVDTGSLTFDYATPRDALALAWLMQQGASLSVLNQYVDPGLSPQLQHLLKIALEKLQKIDVRGQKIAWVTLKTQSFVAGLSSLASQLVELTEIDTLLLCHESPVSEGESRLTVIGRSQIKGVNLNELFQPLGGGGHSQAASLNLRGVNTEEILNQLLEKLKATIPHPPTARDLMSSPVRTIRPETTIAEAQRTLLRYGHSGLCVADDRGKLLGILSRRDLDIALHHGFSHAPVKGYMTINMKTIIPDTTLPEIEALMVTYDIGRLPVLETEQIVGIVTRTDVLRQLHQEGRKGEGERGRGGDKNLKSPTLEELRSRLAPQLWQLLTKASQEAEKRGWHLYLVGGAVRDLLLAKDATGTLLIKDIDLVVDGFHKAADVGAGVELAKALQQIYTTARLEVHGAFQTAALLWHKDPELDSLWVDIATSRTEFYPYPAANPEVEASSIRQDLYRRDFTINAMALRLTSPNSGELLDFFGGLLDLEAKQIRVLHANSFIEDPTRIYRGVRFAVRLGFHLEPQTDEYIRYAINSGVYDRTARENSKAPALQTRLKAELKHILEAPYWKLALQLLGDLGALKCIHHTLNLDEELLRQLRLLERCLRRYDPQETLIHWQMRMSALIAHLLPEHRGLVAKNLQLPDDSILRLENLAKAQENVETLSAKTERGEAEISPSQVVQLLRQYDLPMLILIAVQSPRSIRQKIWKYLTVWSGVQPILNGNDLKKIGYKPGPQFRQMLDDLLAATLDGRICDRAEAEEFLAKHYPR, from the coding sequence ATGGATTTAATTCTTTGTCATACAACAGCAGATTTTGACTCCTTAGGAGCAGCAGTGGGGTTGTCACGCTTGCTACCGGGCAGTAAAATTGTGCTGAGTGGTGGATCGCATCCACCCGTTAGGGATTTTTTGGCATTACATCGCGATGAGTATCAGTTGATTGAACGGCGTTCAGTCAATCCAAAGAAAATTCGTTCCTTGATTGTGGTCGATACACAACAGCGCGATCGCCTGGGTAAAACTGCTGAGTGGCTGGGTTTGCCTCACATTCAGGAAATAAAAATTTACGATCATCACAAAGAACAACAGGGAGATATTCCCGCTACAGAGTTACATATCTCTCCTGTAGGAGCTACCACAACTCTCATCGTAGAGCAATTGCAGCAACAGCAAATTTACTTAACAACTGCAGAAGCCACTGTGATGGCGTTAGGGATTCACGTGGATACTGGCTCCCTGACATTTGATTATGCTACACCACGAGATGCTCTAGCTTTAGCTTGGTTAATGCAGCAAGGGGCTAGCTTATCAGTCCTGAACCAGTATGTAGACCCTGGATTATCGCCTCAATTGCAACATCTATTAAAGATAGCGCTGGAAAAATTACAAAAAATAGATGTTAGAGGACAAAAAATTGCTTGGGTGACTTTAAAAACACAAAGTTTTGTAGCTGGTTTGTCAAGTCTTGCTTCCCAATTAGTAGAGTTAACAGAAATAGACACCTTGCTGCTTTGTCATGAATCTCCTGTTTCTGAAGGTGAATCCCGCCTCACAGTCATTGGGCGTTCCCAAATCAAAGGTGTCAACCTCAACGAATTATTTCAACCTTTAGGTGGTGGCGGACATTCCCAAGCAGCATCACTGAACCTGCGAGGCGTAAACACCGAAGAAATACTCAACCAACTTTTAGAAAAGTTAAAAGCAACAATCCCCCATCCACCCACTGCAAGGGACTTAATGTCCTCTCCAGTGCGTACCATTCGTCCAGAAACCACCATTGCGGAAGCACAACGCACTTTATTGCGCTACGGACACTCTGGTTTGTGTGTTGCTGATGATCGGGGAAAACTGTTAGGTATTCTTTCTCGACGGGATTTGGATATTGCCCTGCATCACGGCTTTAGTCATGCTCCTGTCAAAGGATACATGACAATTAATATGAAAACAATTATTCCAGATACTACACTGCCTGAAATAGAAGCTTTGATGGTAACATACGATATCGGACGCTTACCAGTATTAGAAACCGAGCAGATAGTAGGTATTGTCACTCGAACTGATGTTTTGCGGCAATTGCACCAGGAAGGGAGAAAGGGAGAGGGGGAGAGGGGGAGAGGGGGAGACAAGAACCTTAAATCTCCTACTTTAGAGGAACTGAGATCGCGGCTTGCTCCTCAACTGTGGCAATTGTTAACAAAAGCATCACAAGAAGCAGAAAAACGCGGTTGGCATCTCTATCTTGTTGGGGGAGCAGTCCGGGATTTACTCTTAGCAAAAGACGCGACTGGGACTCTGCTCATTAAAGATATTGACTTGGTGGTTGATGGTTTTCACAAAGCAGCAGACGTGGGTGCAGGTGTAGAATTGGCAAAAGCCCTCCAGCAAATTTACACAACAGCACGTTTAGAAGTTCATGGCGCTTTTCAAACGGCAGCTTTATTGTGGCACAAAGACCCAGAATTAGATTCACTGTGGGTTGATATTGCCACCTCTAGAACAGAATTCTATCCTTATCCAGCCGCAAACCCTGAAGTTGAAGCAAGTTCAATTCGTCAAGATTTGTATCGTCGCGATTTTACCATCAACGCTATGGCACTGCGGCTAACATCTCCCAATTCTGGTGAATTACTCGATTTCTTTGGCGGGTTGCTTGATTTAGAAGCAAAACAAATTCGGGTATTACACGCTAACAGTTTTATTGAAGACCCTACCCGTATCTATCGTGGCGTGCGTTTTGCCGTCAGACTGGGATTTCACTTAGAACCCCAAACAGACGAGTATATCCGCTACGCTATTAACAGTGGTGTTTATGACCGTACTGCGCGAGAAAATAGCAAAGCACCAGCATTGCAAACCAGACTTAAGGCAGAATTAAAGCATATTTTGGAAGCTCCCTATTGGAAATTAGCATTGCAGTTGTTGGGAGACTTGGGAGCATTAAAGTGCATTCATCATACCCTGAATTTAGATGAAGAACTCCTGCGGCAATTACGTCTGTTGGAACGCTGCTTGCGGCGGTACGATCCTCAAGAAACTCTCATCCATTGGCAAATGCGTATGTCAGCTTTGATTGCTCATTTGTTACCAGAACATAGGGGGTTGGTGGCAAAAAATCTTCAATTGCCAGATGACAGTATTCTTCGGTTGGAGAATCTGGCAAAGGCGCAGGAAAATGTGGAAACTCTTTCTGCAAAAACAGAAAGGGGAGAAGCAGAAATATCTCCCAGTCAAGTCGTGCAATTGTTACGGCAATACGATTTACCTATGCTGATTTTAATTGCCGTTCAAAGTCCGCGATCTATAAGACAAAAAATTTGGAAATACTTAACAGTTTGGTCGGGAGTTCAGCCAATTCTTAATGGTAATGACTTAAAGAAAATTGGCTACAAACCAGGACCACAGTTTCGACAAATGCTGGATGATTTACTAGCAGCAACTTTGGATGGAAGAATTTGCGATCGCGCTGAGGCTGAGGAGTTTTTAGCTAAACATTATCCTCGTTAA
- the petH gene encoding ferredoxin--NADP reductase — MYIKGAVEGAANTELGSRVFVYEVVGLRQSEETDNTNYPIRQSGSVFIRVPYNRMNQEMRRITRLGGKIVSIQPVNLLQELNGQAPNSNATSGENASSEANGKATPVAEQQPKSKDNKGKTMTQAKAKKDVHADVPVNIYRPNAPYIGKVISNEPLVKEGGIGLVQHIKFDISGGDLRYIEGQSIGIIPPGVDKNGKPEKLRLYSIASTRHGDDVDDKTVSLCVRQLEYKHPESGETVYGVCSTHLCHIKPGDDVKITGPVGKEMLLPADTDANVIMMATGTGIAPMRAYLWRMFKDNEKAVNPEYQFKGFSWLIFGIPTSPNILYKEELEEMQQQYPDNFRLTYAISREQKNAQGGRMYIQDRVAEHADELWQLIKNEKTHTYICGLRGMEDGIDAALSAAAAKEGVTWSDYQKEIKKAGRWHVETY; from the coding sequence ATGTACATCAAAGGTGCCGTTGAAGGTGCTGCCAACACAGAATTAGGTAGCCGCGTCTTCGTATACGAAGTGGTGGGTCTGCGTCAGAGCGAAGAAACTGACAACACGAACTACCCAATTCGTCAAAGTGGCAGTGTGTTCATCAGAGTGCCTTACAACCGCATGAACCAAGAAATGCGGCGTATTACTCGCCTTGGCGGCAAAATTGTTAGCATCCAGCCCGTAAATCTTTTACAAGAGCTGAATGGGCAAGCTCCCAATAGTAACGCCACATCTGGTGAGAATGCTAGCAGTGAAGCAAATGGTAAAGCCACACCTGTAGCTGAGCAACAGCCCAAGAGTAAGGACAACAAAGGCAAAACCATGACTCAAGCGAAAGCCAAAAAAGACGTCCACGCTGACGTTCCCGTAAACATTTACCGCCCCAACGCTCCTTATATCGGTAAAGTTATCTCTAATGAGCCGTTGGTTAAAGAAGGTGGTATTGGTCTTGTTCAGCATATTAAATTTGACATTTCTGGTGGCGATTTACGATACATAGAAGGTCAAAGTATCGGCATTATCCCTCCTGGTGTAGACAAGAACGGTAAACCAGAAAAGCTCAGACTGTACTCCATCGCTTCAACCCGTCATGGTGATGATGTAGATGACAAAACAGTCTCTCTTTGCGTGCGCCAGTTAGAATACAAGCACCCAGAATCCGGCGAAACAGTCTATGGTGTGTGCTCCACACACCTGTGCCACATTAAACCAGGAGATGATGTCAAAATCACAGGTCCGGTTGGTAAAGAAATGTTATTACCAGCAGACACTGATGCTAACGTCATCATGATGGCAACAGGAACAGGTATCGCGCCCATGCGTGCTTACCTGTGGCGGATGTTCAAGGATAACGAAAAAGCAGTTAACCCAGAATACCAATTCAAAGGTTTCTCTTGGTTGATTTTCGGTATTCCTACAAGCCCCAACATCCTTTACAAGGAAGAACTCGAAGAGATGCAGCAACAGTATCCCGATAACTTCCGCCTCACCTACGCTATCAGCCGCGAACAGAAAAATGCTCAAGGGGGTAGGATGTACATCCAAGACCGAGTAGCAGAACACGCTGATGAACTTTGGCAGTTAATTAAGAACGAAAAAACCCACACTTACATCTGCGGTTTGCGCGGAATGGAAGATGGAATCGACGCAGCCCTCAGTGCTGCGGCTGCTAAAGAAGGCGTAACCTGGAGCGACTACCAAAAAGAAATCAAGAAAGCAGGTCGCTGGCACGTTGAAACATACTAA
- a CDS encoding homoserine dehydrogenase has translation MGVKLGILGLGTVGTGTVQLLQDGTGRHPLLQEIEIYKVGVRSLDKSRAVTLPKSVLMTDLDAIVNDPKVDIIVEVMGGLEPARSLILKAIENGKHIVTANKAVISRFGEEIFTSANKAGVYVMLEAAVGGGIPVIQPLKQSLSVNRIQSVTGIVNGTTNYILTRMQLEGSNFSDVLADAQKLGYAEADPTADVEGLDAADKIAILASLAFDGRIKLEDVYCEGIRQVSKTDIAYAEKLGFVIKLLAIAQTVIPPSSNPPISVRVHPTLVPKNHPLASINGVNNAIFIEGEPIGQVMLFGPGAGAGATASSVSSDILNLVASLKTSTALPNPLLGCRHQHYCQITPMAELVTRFYARFLTRDQSGVIGKIGTCFGDRGVSLESVVQTGFQGELAEIVVVTHDVREGDFRQALAEIHSLPAIDSIPSVLRVL, from the coding sequence GTGGGTGTAAAGCTGGGAATACTGGGATTGGGAACTGTGGGGACAGGTACCGTGCAGCTATTGCAGGACGGTACTGGTCGTCATCCACTATTGCAAGAAATAGAAATATATAAAGTGGGAGTACGATCGCTTGATAAATCCCGTGCTGTCACTCTACCAAAATCAGTATTGATGACAGATTTAGACGCAATTGTCAACGATCCAAAAGTAGATATTATTGTCGAAGTCATGGGGGGATTGGAACCAGCGCGATCGCTCATCTTAAAAGCCATTGAAAATGGCAAGCATATCGTGACAGCAAACAAAGCAGTGATATCGCGATTTGGCGAAGAAATCTTCACATCAGCCAATAAAGCTGGGGTATACGTCATGCTAGAAGCAGCCGTAGGTGGAGGTATTCCGGTTATTCAACCCCTAAAACAATCATTAAGTGTTAACCGCATTCAAAGCGTTACAGGCATAGTCAACGGTACAACAAATTACATCCTGACACGGATGCAGCTAGAAGGCAGCAATTTCAGCGATGTTTTAGCTGATGCCCAAAAACTGGGTTACGCTGAAGCAGATCCTACCGCCGACGTAGAAGGCTTAGACGCAGCTGATAAAATCGCCATCCTCGCCTCACTCGCTTTTGATGGAAGAATCAAGCTAGAAGACGTTTACTGTGAAGGAATTAGGCAAGTCAGCAAAACAGATATTGCCTACGCCGAAAAACTGGGATTTGTCATAAAACTTTTAGCGATCGCTCAAACAGTCATCCCCCCCTCCTCAAATCCCCCCATTTCTGTAAGAGTTCATCCCACCTTAGTGCCAAAAAACCATCCCCTAGCAAGCATTAATGGTGTAAATAACGCCATTTTTATTGAAGGTGAACCCATAGGACAAGTGATGTTATTTGGTCCTGGGGCTGGGGCGGGTGCAACAGCCAGTTCTGTATCATCTGATATACTAAACTTAGTAGCATCACTGAAAACAAGTACAGCATTACCTAATCCACTTCTTGGTTGTAGGCATCAACATTACTGTCAAATTACACCAATGGCAGAACTCGTCACGCGGTTTTATGCTAGATTTTTAACAAGAGACCAATCGGGAGTCATTGGTAAAATAGGAACCTGCTTTGGCGATCGCGGAGTCAGTTTAGAGTCAGTCGTCCAAACTGGTTTTCAGGGAGAACTAGCAGAAATCGTTGTCGTCACCCATGATGTTCGAGAGGGAGACTTCCGACAAGCGCTCGCAGAAATTCACAGCCTCCCTGCCATAGATAGTATTCCTAGCGTGTTACGAGTTCTTTAA